In the genome of Pontibacillus yanchengensis, one region contains:
- the cwlD gene encoding N-acetylmuramoyl-L-alanine amidase CwlD, which produces MRKVFNITCWFVGLCVLIFLIRYPIETFDSWKTWSLPLAGKVIVIDPGHGGVDGGAVGQDETLEKDIALSVSKQLRDYLQQGGALVYMTRETDKDLADEDLKGYSKRKSQDIRRRLEFINGKDAEFFVSVHLNAIPSTQWHGAQTFYNAASPESENLAKFIQTEIMRNLENTKRSALAISNVYLVKQADIPGALVEIGFLSNEHERELLKTEAYQKKVAASIYEGMLRYVTEKEVSEE; this is translated from the coding sequence ATGAGGAAAGTATTTAACATTACTTGCTGGTTTGTAGGTTTATGTGTTCTTATATTTTTAATACGTTATCCCATAGAGACGTTTGATTCATGGAAAACATGGTCTCTTCCTCTAGCAGGAAAAGTCATTGTCATTGATCCAGGTCACGGCGGAGTAGATGGGGGAGCGGTTGGTCAAGATGAAACGCTTGAGAAAGACATAGCGTTAAGTGTATCCAAACAATTACGGGATTACTTGCAACAAGGGGGAGCCCTAGTTTATATGACCCGTGAGACAGATAAAGACTTAGCGGATGAAGATTTAAAAGGGTATTCAAAACGAAAATCACAGGATATCAGAAGAAGGTTAGAATTCATTAATGGGAAAGACGCCGAATTTTTTGTAAGTGTACACCTTAATGCCATTCCTTCTACACAATGGCATGGCGCGCAAACGTTTTATAATGCAGCTTCGCCTGAGAGCGAAAACCTTGCAAAATTTATCCAAACTGAAATCATGAGAAATTTAGAAAATACCAAACGTTCTGCGTTAGCTATAAGCAATGTCTACTTAGTGAAGCAGGCTGATATACCTGGTGCTCTAGTTGAAATTGGATTTCTTTCAAATGAGCATGAGCGTGAATTGTTAAAAACAGAAGCATATCAGAAGAAGGTAGCTGCTTCTATTTATGAGGGGATGCTTCGATATGTCACAGAGAAAGAAGTTTCCGAAGAATGA
- a CDS encoding DUF2521 family protein, with product MSVVPMEQLRLKKQITFERNLLRELTIEEVQKDVRDCFQPFFHSYYVYDSAIREEAIEQAMEAYLLGAEASQFRLCGVSEEEISERYEVELKTISLDFFDYLEYWQQATSHNGWFTVRGEKVCTDFFLRWWNIGLEKGERRRRLKLD from the coding sequence ATGTCTGTTGTACCTATGGAACAATTACGATTAAAAAAGCAAATTACATTTGAACGTAATTTATTACGTGAATTAACTATCGAAGAAGTACAGAAGGATGTAAGAGACTGTTTTCAACCTTTTTTCCATTCTTATTATGTGTATGATTCAGCTATTCGTGAGGAAGCGATTGAACAAGCGATGGAAGCTTATTTATTAGGAGCAGAGGCAAGTCAATTTCGTCTTTGTGGTGTAAGTGAAGAGGAAATTTCGGAACGCTATGAAGTTGAATTGAAAACGATTAGTCTCGATTTTTTTGATTATCTTGAATATTGGCAGCAAGCAACTTCTCATAATGGATGGTTTACGGTCAGAGGTGAGAAGGTATGTACTGATTTTTTTCTAAGATGGTGGAATATCGGATTAGAAAAAGGTGAGCGCCGAAGGAGATTAAAGCTTGATTAA